In Vigna angularis cultivar LongXiaoDou No.4 chromosome 8, ASM1680809v1, whole genome shotgun sequence, one DNA window encodes the following:
- the LOC108345393 gene encoding uncharacterized protein LOC108345393, producing the protein MARPLVMIHPLPSISHIGFTVMTLMVCAIALLMCASHSRKWRKWVSCYAFEEEPVIEFNNEEVMGTCGEQQEEGSLWQRNILMGGKCQLPDFSGVIIYDSDGNIVNHAKTSRPLLTWK; encoded by the coding sequence ATGGCTCGGCCACTTGTTATGATCCACCCTCTACCAAGTATTTCACATATTGGCTTCACTGTGATGACCCTTATGGTGTGTGCCATTGCATTGCTCATGTGTGCTTCTCATTCACGTAAATGGCGCAAGTGGGTCTCGTGCTATGCCTTTGAAGAAGAACCTGTCATAGAATTCAACAATGAAGAGGTGATGGGCACTTGCGGTGAGCAACAAGAAGAGGGTTCCCTTTGGCAGAGGAACATACTCATGGGAGGGAAGTGTCAGCTCCCTGATTTCTCTGGTGTTATAATCTATGATTCCGATGGTAACATAGTGAATCATGCTAAAACATCTCGTCCATTACTGACCTGGAAGTAA